In Thermococcus sp. MV5, the genomic window AATTGAATAAAATGCTCAGAGAAGATGAAAGGAAGAAATTGAGAACAATACTTGACAGGAAGTTCTAAATTTTGCCTTTGAGTTTTAGGTTTTTGATTGCTTTTTTGAGTTTTTCATCTTCTTGTTTTTTCTCGTAGTAGCTCGGGTCAACATATTTTGGTTTTCTCTTTGCAAATTCTGAGTCTTCTTCAAAAATTTCCATTAACACTCTTCCATCCATATCATTTGGTATTGGCAAGCCAAAGATGTGAAGGATTGTTGGTGCAATGTCGTAGATTTTTGCATTTTCGATTTTGTAGCCTTTTTTAATTCCTGGGCCATATGCAAAAAAGATGCCGTAGAGTCTATGGTCTCCATTTTTAAATGAAATATCAGTTAGGGTACCAATCGGGTTATATTCTCCAATATCATACCCTTCAGACGGAATTACAATTAAATCCGGATAATATTTATCTGGTGAAGCTTCTTCATATAACTCCTCCCTTCTAAAAACTTTGTATATTGGCCTCTTTTTGGTCTTCTCGTCTACTATGTCCTCTAAGACACTTTTAATCTTTGAGATTACTACTTCTTTTTCTTCCAGCGAGAGATTTGGATTTATATATATGCCTCCAAAGGATCCTTCAGAAATACAAAATGCCACTGAGTTCTCTAAGTCAAATTTTGGAGGAGTGTAAACCTTATTAGTAATTGGCCTTAACAATTCTCTGATTTTGTCGGGTAGTTTTAGATACACTCTAGTTACACCCTTAATAATCTTGTATGATAATGAGTGGCCAGATATAGCATTTGAATTGTTAGACGATTGTAGTTTTAGGAATCCTAAATCTAGCAAAACGTTGTTTATATGTATAACACGTTCTACACCGCAAAAACCATGATCCGAAACAACAAATAAATGTATATTCTCTTTTTCAGCCTTAGTTATAACTTCTCCTAAGAAGTTGTCCAAATATTTCCAATATTCCTCTAACTCCTTAGTTCCCCAAAATATATGCTGAATTCTATCTGGGCCAACAAATACAAAAAACATTAATTTCCATGGTTTATTATTAAAAAGATACCAAAACAAGTCTACTCTCTTTTTTGTCATAACGTATAAACGCTCTATAAACTTCCTCTCTTTTCCTCTATATTTTGCCCAGTCTAATTCTATTATGTAGTCAGGAATTTTTTCTAATAACTCACTCTTAAATTCTGATGGGTATGTGAATTCTGAATCTGTAGAAGGAGTTAGCATACCTGTAACCATGATTCCATTTATTTTGCGTGGGGGATATGTAATAGGAACATTAACAACAACCGATTTTTCAATATAATCCCACAGCTCTTTTGATATTTTGTCTTTTGAAGTATACATCGATTTGCTCCATCCATTAGAAGTATACTTCATCTTAATAAATCCTGGAATTCCATGTTTTTCAGGTTTTTTTCCTGTTGTCATGGAAGTCCATGCTGGAGGTGTTATTGGTGGAATAGTGCTTTCTAAAGGTCCAAATATCCCTTGTTCTTTTAGTTTCTTAAAATTTGGAAGTTTTTCTTCATTTGCCCAATTAAAGATGAGTTCCCAATCGGCACCATCAAATCCAATAACAAGAACTTTGGTCATTTATTTTCCCCCAATAAGTGATTTGTATACCATTTCAATTTCTTTGGTCTGTTCTTCCATGCTTTTTGGGGGAGTTATGTTTGATTTAAACTTTTCTATTAATTCAGGGTTTTTAATAACCTCCATTATTTTTTCATATAAGTCATTGGGATTATTTGGCTCGAATAATAAACCTGTCTTTCTGTCTTCTACAAATTCTGGAATTGCACCTAAGTTTGAGGCTATAACTGGCGTTTTAGTAGCTCGTGCTTCTGCTAAAACTAAAGGACAGTTCTCGTACCATATAGAGGGAAATACTAGAACATCAATTTCTGAATATGGGTCTTTTACGTCTTCAAATCTTCCCATAAATCTTATATTGTTTCTCTTTTTAACTTTTGACAGAATTTCCTTAACATATCTTGAGCTTGGATTGTAGTTTCCATAAATTCTTAACTCTGCCCTGTCTTCTGGCACATTCATAAACGCATCAACTAAGACTTGAACCCCTTTATGTCTGCTTATCCCCCCAACAAATCCAAAAATAATCTTGTCGGTATCTTTCTCCTTTTTCTTAAATCCCTTGAACGCATCCAAGTTATATCCATTCTCGGAGTATATTATCTTATCCTCTGGAACCCCATATCTAATGAACATTTCTCTTAAAAATCTTGAAGGAGCTATAAGTTTGTCAACATTTAAGAGCAGAGACTTCAGATATTCATTTCTTTTTTTAAATTTTTCTGAAGGATTAAAGGCTCTTATAATAAATTCCAGAGATTTTTTGGTTAAATGTTTAGGAATATAATATTTCCTCAAAGCTTCAGAAAATCCTTTAGATTGTTTCTTCACCCAGCATTCACGACATTTGTTCGGTTCTGGCTCTTCGCAAATTGTGTAGCCATATTTAAGCAACTGAATATTCGGACACATAAACCAATAATCATGTAGTGTAA contains:
- a CDS encoding alkaline phosphatase family protein; this translates as MTKVLVIGFDGADWELIFNWANEEKLPNFKKLKEQGIFGPLESTIPPITPPAWTSMTTGKKPEKHGIPGFIKMKYTSNGWSKSMYTSKDKISKELWDYIEKSVVVNVPITYPPRKINGIMVTGMLTPSTDSEFTYPSEFKSELLEKIPDYIIELDWAKYRGKERKFIERLYVMTKKRVDLFWYLFNNKPWKLMFFVFVGPDRIQHIFWGTKELEEYWKYLDNFLGEVITKAEKENIHLFVVSDHGFCGVERVIHINNVLLDLGFLKLQSSNNSNAISGHSLSYKIIKGVTRVYLKLPDKIRELLRPITNKVYTPPKFDLENSVAFCISEGSFGGIYINPNLSLEEKEVVISKIKSVLEDIVDEKTKKRPIYKVFRREELYEEASPDKYYPDLIVIPSEGYDIGEYNPIGTLTDISFKNGDHRLYGIFFAYGPGIKKGYKIENAKIYDIAPTILHIFGLPIPNDMDGRVLMEIFEEDSEFAKRKPKYVDPSYYEKKQEDEKLKKAIKNLKLKGKI
- a CDS encoding glycosyltransferase family 4 protein, which encodes MKILQVVHGFPPKQRAGTEIYTYYLSKELAKRHEIHVFYPVFDNVRRISLNSVERESLIIHEVKIPNNKAKRFWDLLFFENTYMNKNAEEIFRRLLKEIKPDIVHFQHLIGISTTLIYIAKEFNIPTVLTLHDYWFMCPNIQLLKYGYTICEEPEPNKCRECWVKKQSKGFSEALRKYYIPKHLTKKSLEFIIRAFNPSEKFKKRNEYLKSLLLNVDKLIAPSRFLREMFIRYGVPEDKIIYSENGYNLDAFKGFKKKEKDTDKIIFGFVGGISRHKGVQVLVDAFMNVPEDRAELRIYGNYNPSSRYVKEILSKVKKRNNIRFMGRFEDVKDPYSEIDVLVFPSIWYENCPLVLAEARATKTPVIASNLGAIPEFVEDRKTGLLFEPNNPNDLYEKIMEVIKNPELIEKFKSNITPPKSMEEQTKEIEMVYKSLIGGK